In a single window of the Nicotiana tomentosiformis chromosome 8, ASM39032v3, whole genome shotgun sequence genome:
- the LOC104085093 gene encoding probable LRR receptor-like serine/threonine-protein kinase At1g63430 isoform X2 → MICDAFPSNEVYALNTFKEAIYEDPLLFLSNWNALDSDPCDWAGIFCSMAQDHVIKINISGASLKGFLSPNLHQLSSLQELILHGNVLIGTIPKEIGLLKNLKVLDLGANQLTGPIPPELGNLKDIMKINLQSNGLTGKLPAELGNLKYLEELRLDRNKLQGIVPANNGSDFTSGVHGMYASGASPTGFCRSSQLKVADFSFNFLIGSIPKCLGYLPKSSFQGNCLQHKDPKQRSASLCGGTPPPTSHASTVDNKHRSVEGPRHQASSSKPTWLLALEVVTGAMVGSLFIVALVTGLHKCKSKSSIIPWKKSGSGKDNMTIYVDTGMLKDVVRYSRQELEVACEDFSNIIGSSPDSLVYKGTMKGGPEIAVISLCVKEEHWTAYLELYFQKEVAELARINHENAGKLLGYCRESSPFTRMLVFEYASNGTLYEHLHYGEGCNISWTRRMKIVIGIAKGLTYLHSELDPPFTISELNSNSVYLTEDFSPKLVDFESWKSIISRSEKNSGAISSEGAICVLPNTLESRHLDVQGNTYAFGVLLLEIISGRPPYCKDKGCLVDWAKEFLEVPEVLSYVVDPELKHFKQEDLKVICEVINLCIHPSSSRRTSVKDLCAMLESNIDTSITAELKASSLAWAELALSS, encoded by the exons A TGATCTGTGATGCTTTTCCATCAAATGAAG TTTATGCTCTCAATACATTCAAGGAAGCTATATATGAAGACCCTCTTCTGTTTTTGTCAAATTGGAATGCCTTAGATTCAGATCCTTGTGATTGGGCCGGAATCTTTTGCTCTATGGCTCAAGATCATGTCATAAAAAT TAACATTTCTGGTGCTTCGTTGAAGGGCTTTCTTTCACCCAACTTGCATCAACTCTCTTCTTTGCAAGAACT AATACTGCATGGAAATGTACTGATTGGTACAATACCTAAGGAGATTGGCTTGTTGAAAAACCTAAAGGTCTTGGATTTGGGTGCTAACCAGCTAACAGGACCAATTCCTCCTGAGCTCGGCAATTTGAAAGACATTATGAAAAT AAACCTACAATCCAATGGATTAACGGGGAAATTGCCTGCTGAGCTTGGTAATTTGAAATACCTTGAGGAACTTCGGCTGGACAGGAACAAACTTCAAGGAATAGTGCCTGCTAATAATGGATCAGATTTTACATCCGGCGTACATGGAAT GTATGCCTCTGGTGCCAGCCCTACAGGATTTTGTCGTTCATCCCAACTTAAAGTTGCTGATTTCTCATTCAACTTTCTTATCGGAAGCATACCGAAGTGCTTGGGTTACCTTCCAAA ATCTAGCTTTCAAGGAAATTGCCTTCAGCATAAAGATCCAAAGCAGCGTTCTGCTTCTCTCTGTG GTGGAACTCCACCTCCCACTAGCCATGCATCAACAGTCGATAATAAGCACCGGTCTGTTGAAGGACCAAGACATCAGGCTTCTTCTTCAAAGCCCACTTGGCTTTTGGCTTTAGAAGTGGTAACAGGAGCTATGGTAGGTTCTCTCTTCATCGTGGCTCTTGTGACTGGCCTTCACAAGTGTAAAAGCAAATCCTCAATCATACCTTGGAAAAAATCAGGAAGCGGGAAAGATAATATGACGATTTATGTAG ATACTGGTATGCTGAAGGATGTCGTAAGATACAGCAGACAAGAACTTGAGGTAGCTTGTGAAGATTTCAGCAACATCATTGGATCCTCACCAGACAGCTTAGTATACAAAGGAACAATGAAAGGTGGACCCGAGATAGCTGTAATATCGCTTTGTGTCAAAGAAGAGCATTGGACAGCCTATCTAGAGCTTTATTTTCAGAAAGAG GTGGCAGAATTGGCCAGAATAAATCACGAGAATGCTGGGAAACTTCTAGGCTATTGCAGAGAAAGTAGTCCTTTCACGAGGATGTTGGTGTTTGAGTATGCATCCAATGGGACATTATATGAACACCTTCATT ATGGAGAAGGATGCAACATATCTTGGACACGCCGGATGAAAATAGTTATCGGCATTGCTAAGGGACTGACATATCTACATTCAGAACTTGACCCTCCATTTACTATATCAGAACTGAACTCAAATTCTGTATATCTCACGGAAGATTTTTCTCCCAAG CTTGttgattttgaaagttggaagtcGATAATTTCCAGATCAGAAAAGAATTCGGGTGCTATCAGTAGTGAAGGAGCAATTTGTGTCCTTCCAAATACTCTAGAGAGCCGTCATCTCGACGTCCAGGGTAACACTTATGCATTTGGAGTACTGCTACTGGAAATAATCAGTGGGAGACCTCCATATTGCAAAGACAAAGGGTGCTTAGTAGATTGG GCTAAGGAATTCCTTGAAGTTCCTGAGGTATTATCCTACGTTGTGGATCCAGAGTTGAAACATTTCAAACAAGAGGATCTCAAAGTGATTTGTGAGGTGATTAACCTTTGCATCCACCCGAGTTCGAGCAGGAGGACTTCCGTGAAGGACTTGTGTGCTATGTTAGAGAGCAACATTGACACTTCAATCACTGCAGAGCTCAAGGCATCTTCTTTGGCGTGGGCCGAGCTTGCACTTTCATCCTAA
- the LOC104085093 gene encoding probable LRR receptor-like serine/threonine-protein kinase At1g63430 isoform X1 produces MRTFAFLTVLVTLGLYVVICDAFPSNEVYALNTFKEAIYEDPLLFLSNWNALDSDPCDWAGIFCSMAQDHVIKINISGASLKGFLSPNLHQLSSLQELILHGNVLIGTIPKEIGLLKNLKVLDLGANQLTGPIPPELGNLKDIMKINLQSNGLTGKLPAELGNLKYLEELRLDRNKLQGIVPANNGSDFTSGVHGMYASGASPTGFCRSSQLKVADFSFNFLIGSIPKCLGYLPKSSFQGNCLQHKDPKQRSASLCGGTPPPTSHASTVDNKHRSVEGPRHQASSSKPTWLLALEVVTGAMVGSLFIVALVTGLHKCKSKSSIIPWKKSGSGKDNMTIYVDTGMLKDVVRYSRQELEVACEDFSNIIGSSPDSLVYKGTMKGGPEIAVISLCVKEEHWTAYLELYFQKEVAELARINHENAGKLLGYCRESSPFTRMLVFEYASNGTLYEHLHYGEGCNISWTRRMKIVIGIAKGLTYLHSELDPPFTISELNSNSVYLTEDFSPKLVDFESWKSIISRSEKNSGAISSEGAICVLPNTLESRHLDVQGNTYAFGVLLLEIISGRPPYCKDKGCLVDWAKEFLEVPEVLSYVVDPELKHFKQEDLKVICEVINLCIHPSSSRRTSVKDLCAMLESNIDTSITAELKASSLAWAELALSS; encoded by the exons ATGAGAACTTTTGCTTTTTTAACAGTTTTAGTTACTCTTGGACTGTATGTTGTGATCTGTGATGCTTTTCCATCAAATGAAG TTTATGCTCTCAATACATTCAAGGAAGCTATATATGAAGACCCTCTTCTGTTTTTGTCAAATTGGAATGCCTTAGATTCAGATCCTTGTGATTGGGCCGGAATCTTTTGCTCTATGGCTCAAGATCATGTCATAAAAAT TAACATTTCTGGTGCTTCGTTGAAGGGCTTTCTTTCACCCAACTTGCATCAACTCTCTTCTTTGCAAGAACT AATACTGCATGGAAATGTACTGATTGGTACAATACCTAAGGAGATTGGCTTGTTGAAAAACCTAAAGGTCTTGGATTTGGGTGCTAACCAGCTAACAGGACCAATTCCTCCTGAGCTCGGCAATTTGAAAGACATTATGAAAAT AAACCTACAATCCAATGGATTAACGGGGAAATTGCCTGCTGAGCTTGGTAATTTGAAATACCTTGAGGAACTTCGGCTGGACAGGAACAAACTTCAAGGAATAGTGCCTGCTAATAATGGATCAGATTTTACATCCGGCGTACATGGAAT GTATGCCTCTGGTGCCAGCCCTACAGGATTTTGTCGTTCATCCCAACTTAAAGTTGCTGATTTCTCATTCAACTTTCTTATCGGAAGCATACCGAAGTGCTTGGGTTACCTTCCAAA ATCTAGCTTTCAAGGAAATTGCCTTCAGCATAAAGATCCAAAGCAGCGTTCTGCTTCTCTCTGTG GTGGAACTCCACCTCCCACTAGCCATGCATCAACAGTCGATAATAAGCACCGGTCTGTTGAAGGACCAAGACATCAGGCTTCTTCTTCAAAGCCCACTTGGCTTTTGGCTTTAGAAGTGGTAACAGGAGCTATGGTAGGTTCTCTCTTCATCGTGGCTCTTGTGACTGGCCTTCACAAGTGTAAAAGCAAATCCTCAATCATACCTTGGAAAAAATCAGGAAGCGGGAAAGATAATATGACGATTTATGTAG ATACTGGTATGCTGAAGGATGTCGTAAGATACAGCAGACAAGAACTTGAGGTAGCTTGTGAAGATTTCAGCAACATCATTGGATCCTCACCAGACAGCTTAGTATACAAAGGAACAATGAAAGGTGGACCCGAGATAGCTGTAATATCGCTTTGTGTCAAAGAAGAGCATTGGACAGCCTATCTAGAGCTTTATTTTCAGAAAGAG GTGGCAGAATTGGCCAGAATAAATCACGAGAATGCTGGGAAACTTCTAGGCTATTGCAGAGAAAGTAGTCCTTTCACGAGGATGTTGGTGTTTGAGTATGCATCCAATGGGACATTATATGAACACCTTCATT ATGGAGAAGGATGCAACATATCTTGGACACGCCGGATGAAAATAGTTATCGGCATTGCTAAGGGACTGACATATCTACATTCAGAACTTGACCCTCCATTTACTATATCAGAACTGAACTCAAATTCTGTATATCTCACGGAAGATTTTTCTCCCAAG CTTGttgattttgaaagttggaagtcGATAATTTCCAGATCAGAAAAGAATTCGGGTGCTATCAGTAGTGAAGGAGCAATTTGTGTCCTTCCAAATACTCTAGAGAGCCGTCATCTCGACGTCCAGGGTAACACTTATGCATTTGGAGTACTGCTACTGGAAATAATCAGTGGGAGACCTCCATATTGCAAAGACAAAGGGTGCTTAGTAGATTGG GCTAAGGAATTCCTTGAAGTTCCTGAGGTATTATCCTACGTTGTGGATCCAGAGTTGAAACATTTCAAACAAGAGGATCTCAAAGTGATTTGTGAGGTGATTAACCTTTGCATCCACCCGAGTTCGAGCAGGAGGACTTCCGTGAAGGACTTGTGTGCTATGTTAGAGAGCAACATTGACACTTCAATCACTGCAGAGCTCAAGGCATCTTCTTTGGCGTGGGCCGAGCTTGCACTTTCATCCTAA